The following coding sequences lie in one Vibrio toranzoniae genomic window:
- a CDS encoding LysR family transcriptional regulator, giving the protein MHSPITLEALHILDAIERRGSFAAAANEMDRAPSSLSYQIQKLEQDLDIMIFDRSGHRANFTEAGQLILEQGRVILGATEKLVNEASILANGWELDLTIAFDGIIPVANFFPLVDELGKISKTRVRLQEEILAGCWESLTDGRADLLVCPKIDTIPNDIKSDVIGKMEMVWVASSKHYVHKRSGEFDQKARESYRVIAIADTARDQPALSINILEKQPRLTVTSFSSKVEALTTGLGIGTLPSSVAEPLIESGVLQKISGTEPQPIDIVMAWRRNKMGDAKSWCIQHLKKTWSLK; this is encoded by the coding sequence ATGCATAGCCCAATAACACTTGAAGCATTACACATATTAGATGCCATAGAGCGACGTGGAAGTTTCGCCGCTGCGGCAAATGAAATGGATAGAGCCCCTTCATCACTCAGCTATCAAATTCAAAAGCTAGAGCAAGACTTAGACATTATGATTTTTGATCGATCCGGCCACCGTGCAAACTTCACGGAAGCGGGGCAATTGATATTAGAACAAGGCAGAGTGATTCTTGGTGCGACGGAAAAATTAGTAAACGAAGCCAGTATTCTTGCAAATGGTTGGGAGCTCGACTTAACAATAGCCTTTGATGGTATTATTCCGGTTGCTAATTTCTTCCCACTCGTGGATGAGCTAGGAAAAATCAGTAAGACACGCGTTCGATTACAAGAAGAAATCCTTGCCGGTTGTTGGGAATCACTGACCGATGGCCGCGCAGATTTGCTGGTTTGCCCAAAAATCGACACTATTCCAAATGACATAAAAAGTGACGTAATTGGTAAAATGGAAATGGTTTGGGTAGCGTCATCAAAACACTACGTTCACAAACGTTCAGGTGAATTTGACCAGAAGGCAAGAGAAAGTTACAGGGTAATTGCAATTGCGGATACAGCCCGTGATCAACCAGCATTAAGTATCAATATTTTAGAAAAACAACCACGACTAACCGTGACAAGCTTTTCTTCAAAAGTAGAAGCGTTAACCACTGGTTTAGGTATTGGTACTTTGCCAAGTAGTGTTGCTGAACCTTTGATCGAGTCTGGCGTCCTACAGAAAATTTCAGGGACTGAGCCACAACCTATCGATATCGTGATGGCTTGGCGACGCAATAAAATGGGCGACGCCAAATCTTGGTGTATTCAGCATCTTAAAAAGACATGGTCACTCAAATAG
- a CDS encoding TonB-dependent hemoglobin/transferrin/lactoferrin family receptor — MYKQSLLSASIVLALSSTSAFAEDYALFDEVVVSATRTEQSKADVSSSIESVSSEDIDNQMSNDIKQALQYIPGVEAQGSGRFGLSGFNIRGVEGDRVKLMVDGVQQPTPYNPGASEQRKYSNAIEVDTLSVIEVNKGPASTLYGSDAIGGAVLLRTKNPEDMLRTDGDENRFGIKSSYTSADEQFKNTLSWAMRKDKLETIVMATYAQGHETETHSSGSDIEGPDRGAANPADTELSNFLAKAFYNVSDSNKIGLTVEHYQRQYDEDELNYNGYTLMPGFVYTDNYNEDTNKRFRATLEQQLKLNSSIADSLDWSLSYQDSSTLNKNYDTTGFNGRRLRERDASDVNMQVDTQLSKLVNISGADHEFTYGFTYLQNDFELDNTDYKFDQGTVTPGSTGIPDAKITQWGVFVQDQAFFMEDKLIVTGGLRYDSFVADPSTDDGYTTEYDKNEDDAFTAKLGSVYHINDSLSVFGQIGQGFKAPSVYDLYYFYNQGAIVEANPNLKAERSLSYELGLRGSNQYARFELSTFYTDYTDFINETKTGEQGGKDVFTKENLDEVTIYGAEFSSTINLDTLFDAPYGTYTRLAVAYADGEDKSTGKSIDSVAPLTSTIGLGIERDNFGSALNVKMVASKNDWNSDDNVDISGYTVVDLTAYYRPMTDLTLRAGLFNALDKKYWLYSDMSGSAHDSQFNTDIKSQPGRNWGLSANYEF; from the coding sequence ATGTATAAGCAATCCCTACTCTCTGCTTCAATCGTTTTAGCGCTTTCATCAACCTCAGCCTTTGCTGAAGATTATGCCCTATTTGACGAGGTTGTTGTATCGGCAACGCGTACTGAACAAAGCAAAGCAGATGTTTCAAGCTCTATTGAATCAGTATCTTCGGAAGATATTGATAATCAAATGTCTAACGACATAAAGCAAGCACTTCAGTACATACCGGGTGTAGAAGCTCAAGGTAGTGGCCGTTTTGGTCTTTCGGGCTTCAACATTCGTGGTGTTGAAGGTGACCGCGTTAAATTGATGGTCGATGGTGTTCAACAACCTACTCCATATAATCCAGGTGCATCTGAACAACGTAAATATTCGAATGCGATTGAAGTAGACACATTGAGTGTGATCGAGGTGAATAAAGGTCCTGCTTCTACGCTTTATGGTTCTGACGCTATTGGCGGTGCTGTACTGTTAAGAACAAAGAACCCAGAGGATATGCTTAGAACAGACGGCGATGAAAACCGTTTTGGCATCAAATCTAGTTACACTTCTGCTGACGAACAGTTTAAGAACACCCTTTCTTGGGCTATGCGTAAAGACAAGCTAGAAACTATCGTAATGGCGACATACGCTCAAGGTCATGAAACTGAAACGCATTCGTCAGGAAGTGATATCGAAGGCCCTGACCGTGGTGCCGCTAACCCTGCCGATACCGAACTGAGCAACTTCTTAGCCAAAGCATTTTATAACGTATCGGATTCAAACAAGATCGGCTTAACCGTAGAACATTATCAGCGTCAATATGATGAAGACGAGTTGAACTACAATGGTTATACGCTGATGCCGGGCTTTGTATACACGGATAACTACAATGAAGACACCAATAAACGCTTCCGTGCAACACTGGAGCAGCAGCTTAAACTGAACTCTTCTATTGCAGATTCTTTGGACTGGTCTTTAAGCTACCAAGATTCAAGTACTCTGAATAAAAACTACGATACAACAGGCTTTAACGGCCGTCGACTTCGTGAGCGTGATGCATCAGATGTGAACATGCAAGTCGATACACAGCTTTCTAAGTTGGTGAATATTAGTGGTGCTGACCACGAGTTTACGTATGGTTTCACTTACCTACAAAATGATTTTGAGTTAGACAACACTGATTATAAGTTTGACCAAGGCACCGTTACTCCAGGTAGTACGGGTATCCCAGATGCGAAAATTACTCAATGGGGTGTGTTTGTTCAGGATCAAGCGTTCTTCATGGAAGATAAGTTGATTGTAACTGGTGGTCTTCGTTACGACTCATTTGTTGCTGACCCATCAACAGATGATGGCTACACGACTGAATATGACAAGAATGAAGATGATGCATTTACTGCCAAATTAGGTTCGGTTTACCACATCAACGATAGCTTGTCTGTATTTGGTCAGATTGGTCAAGGCTTCAAAGCTCCTTCTGTTTATGACCTTTACTACTTCTATAATCAAGGTGCTATCGTAGAGGCAAACCCTAACCTGAAAGCAGAAAGAAGCCTTTCTTATGAGCTAGGTCTGCGTGGTAGCAACCAATATGCTCGATTCGAATTAAGCACGTTCTACACTGACTACACTGATTTCATCAACGAAACGAAAACAGGTGAGCAAGGTGGTAAAGACGTATTTACGAAAGAAAACTTAGATGAAGTAACTATCTATGGTGCTGAATTCTCGTCAACCATTAACCTTGATACTCTGTTTGATGCACCTTACGGAACTTACACTCGCTTAGCTGTTGCTTATGCAGATGGCGAAGACAAGTCGACGGGTAAATCAATTGATTCAGTTGCACCTCTAACAAGTACAATTGGATTAGGTATTGAACGTGATAACTTCGGTTCAGCTTTGAATGTTAAAATGGTTGCTTCGAAGAATGATTGGAACTCTGACGACAATGTAGATATATCTGGATACACAGTTGTTGATTTGACGGCTTATTACCGCCCGATGACAGATTTAACTCTGCGAGCTGGTCTATTTAACGCTCTAGATAAGAAGTACTGGTTGTACAGCGACATGTCTGGTAGCGCGCACGATTCTCAATTCAATACAGACATTAAGTCTCAACCTGGTCGTAACTGGGGCTTATCTGCAAACTACGAATTCTAA
- the galE gene encoding UDP-glucose 4-epimerase GalE codes for MNVLVTGGMGYIGSHTSIQMINAGMTPVLFDNLYNSKPSVLDRIEKVSGVRPNFIEGDIRDKALLTEAMKQNNIEAVIHFAGLKAVGESVAKPLEYYDNNVNGTLVLVDAMREANVKTLVFSSSATVYGDPASVPITEDFPTSATNPYGRSKLMVEECLTDFQKANPDWSITLLRYFNPVGSHPSGELGEDPQGIPNNLMPFVSQVAVGRREFLSVFGNDYPTKDGTGVRDYIHVMDLSDGHIAALEKVGRKDGLHIYNLGTGNGSSVLDMVKAFEKASGKEIPYKLVERRPGDIAECWADPAKAQKELGWNATRTLIEMTEDTWRWQSTNPDGFPG; via the coding sequence ATGAATGTTTTAGTTACAGGTGGCATGGGCTACATTGGCAGCCATACAAGTATCCAGATGATTAACGCAGGAATGACGCCTGTACTTTTCGATAACTTGTACAATAGCAAGCCAAGCGTTCTTGATCGCATCGAGAAAGTATCTGGCGTTCGCCCTAATTTCATTGAAGGCGATATTCGCGATAAAGCACTTTTGACTGAAGCGATGAAGCAGAACAATATCGAAGCGGTTATCCATTTTGCAGGCCTAAAAGCAGTAGGCGAATCGGTTGCTAAGCCTCTTGAATACTACGACAACAATGTGAACGGCACTTTAGTTCTTGTTGATGCTATGCGCGAAGCTAATGTAAAAACCTTAGTATTCAGTTCATCAGCAACGGTCTACGGCGATCCTGCTAGTGTGCCAATTACAGAAGACTTCCCAACAAGCGCGACTAACCCATACGGCCGCAGTAAGCTAATGGTTGAAGAGTGCTTAACTGACTTTCAAAAAGCAAACCCAGATTGGAGCATTACACTGCTGCGTTACTTTAACCCAGTAGGTTCACATCCAAGTGGCGAGTTAGGGGAAGACCCGCAAGGTATCCCAAACAACCTAATGCCATTTGTCTCTCAAGTTGCAGTAGGCCGACGTGAGTTCCTATCGGTATTTGGTAACGATTACCCAACAAAAGACGGTACTGGCGTTCGTGATTATATCCACGTTATGGATCTATCTGATGGACACATCGCAGCTCTTGAGAAAGTAGGGCGCAAAGATGGTCTTCATATCTACAATCTTGGTACAGGCAACGGTTCAAGCGTACTAGATATGGTTAAAGCGTTTGAAAAAGCGAGCGGTAAAGAAATCCCATACAAATTGGTTGAGCGCCGCCCTGGCGATATCGCAGAATGCTGGGCAGATCCGGCTAAAGCGCAGAAAGAACTAGGTTGGAATGCGACACGTACACTGATTGAAATGACCGAAGATACATGGCGCTGGCAGTCAACAAACCCTGATGGTTTCCCGGGCTAA